The Triticum urartu cultivar G1812 chromosome 5, Tu2.1, whole genome shotgun sequence genome contains the following window.
ttgtgggttatcactcgcttatgagattattcgtttcttggttcgtcgcttctcaatcttttgctagccttcattttgcactaagtatgatcactacttgtgcatccaaaaccctttaaaccagttttgccacatgagtccactatatctacctacatgtggtattcttttgccgttctaagcaaatttgtatgtgccatctctaatattcaaaataaatttctcttttctgtgctcgtaccgctcgcgaggcggtgaggAGTGGCTagtattttccatgctagatgtgttattctcatgatgagtgtttattcacttgtcattgcacgtgagtaaggcaaaggtattagggatgcctagtcccgaaatgaaaaatgaatttactttatgttgtcaaataataaattccttagaaagtgttggtatggaaggcacctatggatacggttagccatgaaaagtgaaagtatggtggaaaaaggaataaactttaatttctatttgggaaccgcctatgatatatctatcacggaaagtgttgggaactctaagttgttttcgttggtgggaaaatTATGcttctcaaaatgtttttatctctgaATTTTCGcttcgagctctggcacctctacaaatctctacttccctctgcgaagggcctttcttttactttatgcaatttttcttttgaatttgagtctccatcttctcttataaagcaccaactaggaggcactatgatcgtacttgagcattgggtatagttaatatgcaagtgtgtttcatgaatagatcaatgattgagcatgatgggctagggatagcttattttaacGTTGATATTTTGAAAAACATAGTTGCTTGTTGGTTTGCTTGAGTATTtgagttatcatgtcaaaactggactattgctttgaatgatataaaagtccaaatgtccatgctataaagaaaagaatatgagatgacatgttaggcagcattccacattaaaaaaattgtttttatcatttacctactcgaggacgagcatgaattaaacttggggatgctgatacgtctccaacgtatctataatttttgattgttccatgctgttatattatcattcttggatgttttataatcattttatagtcattttatattgttttttggtactaacctattgacatagtgccaaatgccagttgctattttttgcatgttttttacatcgcgggtaatcaatatcaaatggacttcaaatgcagtgaaactttttgtggatttttttggaccagaagacatccaatgggtcggagaagcgcctgggggtgcttcgaggggagcacaacccaccagggcgcgcccggGGGCCCAGGTGGAGctctgaggggagcacaacccaccagggcgcgcctgggggcccaggcgcgccctggtaggttgtgcccaccttgggtgaCTCCCGAATAGCCTCTTTGCTCtgtaaataccccaatattccagaaaccttAGGGGAGGTCGATGAAAATCAAtttcagccgccgcagagtccaaaaccaccagatccaatctagacaccatcacggaggggttcaccacttccattggtgcctctccgatgatgcgtgagtagttctttgtagaccttcgggtccgtagttagtagctagatggtttcatctctcttgtttgattctcgatacaatggtctcttgaagatccatatgatgtaattcttttgcggtgtgtttgttgggatccggtGAACTTTGATTTTATGATCAGAtatatctctttttatccataaaagttatttgagttttttGATCTCTTATGCAGGTCGCGATTTTAtggggtctgctagagatgctcttacaGCTGGGAATTGATCTGTCTCGCAGGGCAGTTACAGTAATGAAACAATCTGTCACAGAAGACAGTAATTTTAAACCCAAATGAAGTGACACACGTGTGGCACGAAGTAATATGGTCCAAATGTCTTCATTATCATCCATTTTGCCACATCAAATAGATGACGAAGGCGTGCCTTCGGCTCAATTCAGTGCTTGTAGTTGTCGCTAGGTGGTCCAAGTACCTGGTTGTAATTTTTATTACCTCTTGTATTCTTTAAACTATCATTGATTGCAAATTTGTGTTGATAGCTTACCAAGATGACCACTTGGTGTTCTTTAAATAAGCCCTTATTGTTAGTGAGGATCAAGCAAATAAATAAATAAGCCCTTATTGTTAGTGAGGATCAAGCTAAAACCAAGCAATTTTATCTCAATCTCAGAATTCCGAGCTCGCATGGTCGGATCCACTCACTTCCTTCCGTGGGCTTGCTGTGTGCCAATGAAGCTTCTCCCCATCGTTCTCACAAACCAGCATATGCTGCCAACACCAGCTGATATTTTTTGGTTGTTGGGAGCACAGATTAAGTAATCCTCCCTACACCAACCATCTTCTACTTTATTCCGTCTGCGTGAGCTGTGAGCCACCACCATACGACCCTGTTCGCGACACTGGGACGCCACATGAATTGCACGACAACTCTGCAGAGTTATCACATAAAATAAATTGTGTGACAGCGATCGGACATGTATATGCATCTCGCATATATTACCATACATGAGGAcatgagttctattcatgcactAGCTGACTGATTAGCATCTTTAACGGAACTAAAAAAAAGTTGAAAACATCAGTACAGCATACATCTACCATGTCTCGAATTTCGAATCCAAATTCGGTCTATGGCTCGAAATGCAACAAGAACAGAAAAATCTGACAGCAAATGGATCATTGTAAATTTAAATTGGTAATATTCACTATCTGGTTTATCCTTTTTTGTCTCACAATCTATGACCAAAACTGGATTGAAAAAAATTGGCATCATTGGTGTGCATTATGCAtatattttgattttttttccttgATATTTGCAAGACAGAGCTTGTTGACGAGCTAGTGCATTAGTACATTAGAAGGGATGGCTCGCAGTTGCGTGTTATACAACATGTGGAGAGTCCCCTGCCTCAATTTTTGGGTGAGAAATAATGGGGTGGGCACTTTTGAACAAATTGGGAGGTCCTCAGAGGTTCCATTGAATTGTGTTTTGCTTTTAGTTAATTATGAAGTTGTCCACGGCAATTCCCCCCACCCCCCTAAAAAAAGTGGCCCACACACACAAACCAAATCGAGGGACTAAGGTTACTCTCTAGTTACCTATAACCTTTTGAGGGTATTCCTCATATACCAGCACGAGACGCTTTAAAAGGCAAAGTTGCGCTATTCATCGAGGCCCCTCTAAGGTTGACCTTCATATGTGACAACAGAAGCATGAACATATACGTTATACCCTAGGAGCCTTTTGACTTTGTCTAGGCCAAATTAAATACATGCGGGTCTTTCTGTGAAGAAATAACAAGAACAGACATGGTCCTTCGTGATCACATATATAACATCATTTTCTACTCATGCCGCCACATGTTCTCTTGTAGCGACCCGCTGGAGGCTGAGCTATCGACTATTGCAGAGGGATAAACACTCTCCCGATTCCATATCGAAACCGATGATTGCTTGGAGGTTGGGAATATGACAATGAGTGTTGAGGACGTTCGCTTGCCTTATGCGTTCTTGGTATATGAAATCAAGGTACATACGAAGGTTAGTTGTGCTTGTAGTGCTCATATTCGACAATCAAAACTAAGTAAGCCATTTTATGTCAAACTTTGGAAGAATACATATACGGACTGCGGTTTGCAGACCGGATAACGTCAGAGACTTATGCCGCCATGGTTGTAATCTTCATGTGTTGAGTAATAGTACAAATGTCGTTTCTCGTAAAAAATTTAAGACAAATGGGGATGTATTTAGGGCTTTTCATGGAAATGCCCTAGGTGCAAGTGTGTAAACCGTCGGTGGAACTTGCTGAATTTCCACTTGTTTGTTATTATAGTATAAGAAACACGGAGTTTCAGCTTAAAAAAAAGGAAGACGGAATTTACCGGGGAAATCATTAACGGTAACGTGTTACCTACCGGACCAGCTGTCTTGCAGCTCGTCCCGTCTTCCTCCCTCGTCTTGACAGCCGACCCTCCCGCCACCGACACCACTCCTCTCTTCCCCCGGTCGCACGCGCGGTTGCCACTTCGCTTTCATCCCCACTCCCATTTTTATCTCCTCACCAGATCCCCGCCACCAGCTACCGCATTCCCCAAAGATCCAGATCACACCAGACGGGGGCAGCCCAGATTGATCTCCCGAGCTCCCGAGAAGAAGCGAGATCCAGATCGAGCTGAGCTGAGCTGAGCTGCTCGGACCGCCGGAGCTGAGCTGAGCTGAGCTGCTCTGACCGCCGGAGGGGGGAGAGCAAGAAGAGCAAGAAGATGAAGCGGAAGACGCGGAACAAGATCGTGGTGACGGTGCTGCTgctgggggcggcggcggtgctgaTCGGCGGCACGCTGGCGCTGATCCTGACGGCGGGGACGTGGAAGGTGAAGCTCAAGGAGTCGCAGGAGAAGGTGTGCAACAAGGGGTGGGAGTGCTCCGGCACCAAGTACTGCTGCAACCAGACCATCACCGACTTCTTCAAGGTGTACCAGTTCGAGAACCTCTTCGCAAAGCGCAACTTCCCCATGGCCAAGGCCGTCGGCTTCTGGGACTACCAGGCCTTCATCACCGCCGCCTCGCTCTTCGAGAACCAGGGCTTCTGCACCACCGGCGGCATCGACATGCAGATGATGGAGCTCTGCGCCTTCCTCGGCCACGTCGGCGCAAAGACCTCATGTATGTAgtgcttgttcttcttcttcttcctcctcctctccggtggCGGTGGCTCGATTCAGACGGATTGCTGCTTTTGCTCTGCTTCCTGTTGCTTCCCCTGCTTCGATTAGATCCAGGAGGCCGACTGATTGGGTCTTCTTGCAGGTGGATACGGCGTGGCCACCGGCGGTCCGACGGCGTGGGGGCTGTGCTACAACCACGAGATGAGCCCCGACCAGGGCTACTGCGACGACTCCTACACGCAGTGGCCCTGCGTCAAGGGCGCCGAGTACTACGGCCGCGGCGCCATCCCGGTCTACTGGTAAGCTCAAACCATTCAGTTCATCAATCGCAGCCATTCATGGCAGTTCTTGCGAACCATACCTTAATTGATCCATCTGAGTGGACAGGAACTTCAACTACGGCGCGGCGGGGGACGGGCTGAAGGTGGACCTGCTGCACCACCCGGAGCTGCTGGAGCAGAACGCGACGCTGGCGTTCGCGGCGGCCATGTGGCGGTGGATGACGCCCATCAAGAAGAAGCAGCCGTCGGCGCACGAGGCCTTCACGGGGGTGTGGAAGCCCACCAAGAACGACACGCTCAGCAAGCGCCTCCCGGGCTTCGGCGCCACCATGAACCTCCTCTACGGCGAGTCCATCTGCGGCCGGGGCTTCATCGACGAGATGAACGTCATCATCTCCCACTACCAGTACTACCTCGACCTCATGGGCTTCGGCCGGGAGCGCTCCGGCCTCAACCTCGACTGCGCCGAGCAGGCCCCCTTCAACCCCGCCCCCAAGAAGGACGACGAGCAGCAGCCCACCGGCGGCCAGAAGCCGTCGGGCTAGCACGCACCATGTTTGTATGCATGTTCAGATATTCTTGCCACGCCATTGCCTGCTCCCCGAGCTATGCTGAGCTGCTGATACATACTTCAGTGTGTGAGCTTTGGTGCCATTTTGGGTAGGGCTCTGTATGTGAATTGGGGAAACTGTGGCCTGGGTGTGTACCACGGTGTCCATTTTCAGTTgttttgtttcatttttttgtgtCACACATATGTCTAAAGAGGAGAATTCGAACTGAACATAGGCGACATATCCTACCATGACTCTGCTCAACTTTCTGTATATGTTCCACCTGAGTAAGGTATTGCTTGATTTATCCATGTATAAATGCCAGTCTGACCTGACCAAGGTGTTGCTTGATTGAGCCATTTGTGAGGGGCCATCTTTTAGCAAACGTGATCCAAGGAAGGAAAGGGCCAATCTATGAACAGCCGTTGTTTTGAACCTAGGAAAACGCTGTGTTTTGCGGCAGAATCATTGTGTTTTACATGCCTGAAAAAGCTAGAGAAGCTTGACGAAATTTTGCTATAAATGATACTGGTGTGGTGTTGTTCATGTACAGATATCGAAGTTCTAGGGTTTAGAATCATACTCCCTTCATTTCTAAATACAAGACCTTTTAGAGATTTTACTATGGACTACAaacggatgtatatagacgtattttagagtatagattcactcattttgctctgaaTGCAGTCTGTATTGGAATCTATAAGAAGGCTCAGATTTAGGAATGGGGGAGTACTAGTGTTGTTCATGCATAGATGTGGAAATTTCGTTTCCTTGTGGAAAGGCATGGATCATGCAGGCAAATACTATATGGCATGCTAGATGAGCATGACGAGCTCGGAGAATAACGCACCGCCACTGCTACAACTGTCATGTCTCGATAGATAATAGATGAGTCGACTCCGACATACAGCACAACACAATAGTCCCCTACCGACATTTCTGTATCTTACAAAGGAGAAAATAAAACGCATCTAATCTTGCATGACAAGGTCTCCTACATAAGCATAGCGGAACATACATGCTCCGAAAGGGTTCGACAGGGCTTCTCCGATACTACAACATTCAGTCAACTTGCTGTCCCAAATCGTCGAATTTTGGGTCGACCTCGAAGGTTCGTGCCTTGGTACACATATAAGGCCAATACGGACTCGCATTACAGAAAAAACCGGCTCCCGCATACAATGGAGAAGGAATATAGAGAGTCGAGGAAATCATCGATGCGGAGCACTGGGTACGTCAGACTGCAGCTTTTCAGGCAGTGGTGGTAGCATCTCCATTCTGAGCATCCTCTACCTTGGTTTCCGGCCCATCAGACACGTGATTGTTAGCATTTGCCTCTCCTGGTTCTGCTTTCCTCTTCCGGACCAGCTCCACATCTGCTGATCCAACTGGCTTTTCGTCGGCATGAGATGCTGGTTCGCTTGCCTTAGCCTCACTTGCAAGAGGAGCAGCCCAGGATATGGGGTTAACTGGGAGAAAAACACAAACATGAGATGGTCTGCACTTAACCAAATTGGTTTTGAAAAGCACCTGATAAAATGCACCAAGCAACCGTTACCAATTTCACGAATCAATGAAGGAGCATACATGTGCCAAGCAGTATGGTTCAACTAGTGTCTTGACCATGTGTACTAGCCAATACTTCTCAAGCAGATTAAAGGAAAATAGTTTTGAGTTCTCACATTATAGTTGGAATACTTGGATGGATAATCATAATTCATGACTACCATTTACGACAAAGATATAATCTAGCAAAGCAGTAAGAAAAACTttatatagtactccctccgtttccaaatataagtctttttagagattccaatacaAACAACATACGGatatatatagacatattttagagtgtagattcactcattttgctccgcaTGTAGTCTCttattgaaatatctaaaaagacttatatttaggaacggagggagtatattatGCTTTAACAAATCATGATGAGTTCATTTACACAGCGTACACACCTTCCACTGGTTGAACAGGCTTAGTTGTTGCTTCATCACTTGGACTTGCGTTCTTAGGGCGCTTTTTGACATAGTTCTGCCGCAGAGGTCTAGGAATCTGGAAGGAAAACTGAGCTAATGTTACACCCTGTGCACCATACTCTGGATTTTCTTGGAGGTACCTGCAAAGTATGGCATAGAAAGTTTAGACCATAGACAGATGAGTCGCACGTAGCAATTTTAGAGACAACAAAAGAGGCAGTATTGACCATGCACACATGTTGTTAGCTACAGACCCTTATCCACCGTTGGATCAGATAGGAGGTTTTTCATCCAATTCCCTTCTGTAGCACTACCCTAAAGCTGCAAGAGCCTCATAGGCAAGCAGCCAAGCACACACACGCTCATCGGCCCATGCACCTGAGTTGAATTTGTAAGCTTTTGCACGATGTTGCATACTTGCATGACACAAAACTAATTTGACACCATGCAATCATTGGCGACTTTCAGTCTGTCCCCGTGCACAAATTTGAACCTTTGAGTTTCTAGGGATCCATTAGTCCAATATTATACGCTATAAGAGGGATCCCATTAGTATCAGCACAAATAAGAGGGAACCCATTATCGTACGCCGTATAAAAGAGAGGCGCCTTAAAGTGCATCATAGGGGGTATGGTAGCGGTCTTAATTATTTGCCTAAAGTTTCCGGTTAAGTGTTCATAGGGACCCACGCATAAGACAGACTACAAAGCAGAATGATGTGCATAGCTTCCCACATATGTGCAAAATCTGTTTCTAGTTCACTATGGAATACCATTTTATGAAAAATGGTTCAGGAGTTTGCAATCCCAGTTCTCGTGTACCACTCATATGCATATATAGATATTATACTTCTTTATCAATTTAGATGTACTCCGTTAGTAGTAACTAGGTACTTATTAATTGCAATGTCCAGTTATAAAATATGGAGAAGAAAGCAGCATAAGATTTGCAATACAAGTGCTACTTCATGTTTTGACTTCAGACACAAATTTAAGGAAATAAATTACAGCTCAACAGATGAAGATTGATGTTGAAAGGGACATTTTGAGTAAATTTGCATCACGTACCGATCAACTTCAACCAGTGATCTCAGCTTCCTTGAAGTAGGAGAAGTGTAGTACCTGAAACCAAGATAAAGGGCATTACGGTAATTACAGCAGCTGTAGCAAGGGTACATGTTACATTACAATAATGAAATGAGGTTTTTTAGGACAGATATTGTCTATTACTCCCTCTGACGTTTTAAGTCTTTAGTGACCTAAAATGTCTTACatttgtttacagagggagtatatcaTTACAAGAATGTTAAAAATGCAAGCCCAGAAATTTCCACATTAATCAAGAGGACAAGAGAAGATCTACCCTACCTATTTTGGTGGGTCCAAAATTATGACCATGTAGATTTATTAGTTTATTTGTGCAACCCTTATCATTTGCTAAATTCAGCAGAAGGTAGATGATTTAATTTACCACCAAAATATACCATTTGAATGAAAATGGAATGCTGTTCTGGAACAACATGAAATGTCCGTTAACTAAAGCCTCTCATCTTTGCAGCCTATATTACTTGTGTGATGAGAACTAAGTGGATCTTTCCACCTATTCTACGTTTTCCACCGCCTTCTGTCGCCTTAATTTCCATATGCGCCATACATGAATCCAATCAGCAGTTGTTTTTAGTGATGCTGCCGGATCAACTAAAGTTATTGGTCTCCTCTCCAATAATCGATAGCAATGTCAACGCGAAAAAATCTCCTCGAGAAAGATGTTTACACAGCAAAATGTCATCATGGAGTGTCAAACTGATAGGCTGTCAGCATAAACTAATCCTTTTATGAACTTGCTTCAGAATAGAatcaggagttcaggacagcACTGAAACCTAGACTGACCATGCCAATGCACTATTAGCCAAGTGGCCAACTTACAAGGGGCTGGCAAAACTTCAAGGGATGGCAAAAACTGAAAAAATGGGCGGTATGATTCACTGATGCAGAAAATCAGTACTCCGCGGCTCAACACATAGAAGACTAATTATTCCCAGCCTCAAGAAGGCGACTACAGAAACATGTCGATAATAAATGGGCTCTCATGCTTACGGCCATATTTCCTTGGTTCATCCGAAGTAACAAGAAGCAGCAGAATTGGCTCTTTCATACAAGTTATGCACCGCCAAAGATGCTAAGGGTAACTAAGCAACTAGTGTGATATAAACTAGCACAAACTAAGCATCCATACAACAATCTAACATTTTGATGCGGAAAGGTCCCCTTCACTTCCCTGGAGTTCAGGGGGGGTCAACTCGGAGATCACCGTTAGGAAAAAGTAACATGATATGCTTGGTAGTTTCTATATTCCCG
Protein-coding sequences here:
- the LOC125509824 gene encoding chitinase-like protein 1; this translates as MKRKTRNKIVVTVLLLGAAAVLIGGTLALILTAGTWKVKLKESQEKVCNKGWECSGTKYCCNQTITDFFKVYQFENLFAKRNFPMAKAVGFWDYQAFITAASLFENQGFCTTGGIDMQMMELCAFLGHVGAKTSCGYGVATGGPTAWGLCYNHEMSPDQGYCDDSYTQWPCVKGAEYYGRGAIPVYWNFNYGAAGDGLKVDLLHHPELLEQNATLAFAAAMWRWMTPIKKKQPSAHEAFTGVWKPTKNDTLSKRLPGFGATMNLLYGESICGRGFIDEMNVIISHYQYYLDLMGFGRERSGLNLDCAEQAPFNPAPKKDDEQQPTGGQKPSG